A stretch of the Campylobacter sp. 19-13652 genome encodes the following:
- a CDS encoding nickel-dependent hydrogenase large subunit: MSGKRIVIDPITRIEGHLRIEVVVDDNNVVQEAYSASTLWRGIEQVVKNRDPRDAGFFTQRVCGVCTFSHYKAGIIAVENALGIKPPLNANLTRTLMNSALFLHDHIVHFYQLHGLDWADITSALKADPKKASEEAFKWCDYPLVAGEDKLKEVQAKVAEFAAKGNLGPFANAYWGHSSYKFTPEQNLIVLSHYLECLRIQRIAAQLMAIFGAKQPHPQSLTVGGVTCVMDLLDPSRLGEYMSKLAEIREFVNRAYYPDVLMAAAMYKDEPSVLGDIGVSNLYTFKEFQIGKNEWLFDSGIIMDGDISKVLPVDAELITEEATHAWYADDEPLKPYDGKTNPHYTGLVDGESIGSDGEMVHTKVLNTSGKYTWIKAPRYGGKPLQVGPLANIVVNYALGNKYVVPVVDEFLSRTGLPLSAVFSTLGRTAARMLEAKIVADNTMLAFNALVENLKVDQETCAKYEIDNDKEYKGYYMGHVPRGALSHWCRIKDGVISNWQAVVPSTWNASPKDAIGQMGAYEACLIGTKLSDVTKPLEIIRKIHSYDPCIACAVHVMDAKGAKLGEYKLDASLV, encoded by the coding sequence ATGAGTGGCAAAAGGATAGTAATAGACCCCATAACTAGAATAGAGGGGCATTTGCGCATAGAGGTGGTAGTTGACGATAATAACGTCGTGCAAGAGGCGTATAGCGCTTCGACTTTATGGCGTGGAATAGAGCAAGTGGTAAAAAATCGCGATCCAAGAGACGCTGGATTTTTCACCCAGCGTGTGTGTGGCGTGTGTACATTTTCGCATTATAAAGCGGGCATAATAGCCGTAGAAAATGCTTTAGGCATAAAGCCTCCACTAAATGCAAATTTAACCCGTACGCTTATGAACTCTGCTCTATTTTTACACGATCACATCGTGCATTTTTACCAGCTTCATGGGCTTGATTGGGCGGATATTACAAGCGCTTTAAAAGCAGACCCAAAAAAGGCGAGCGAGGAGGCGTTTAAGTGGTGTGATTATCCTTTAGTGGCTGGCGAGGATAAGCTAAAAGAGGTGCAAGCAAAGGTTGCTGAGTTTGCTGCTAAGGGAAATCTGGGACCATTTGCAAATGCTTACTGGGGACACTCTAGCTATAAATTTACCCCTGAGCAGAACTTAATCGTACTAAGCCACTATCTTGAGTGCTTGCGCATACAGCGTATAGCTGCGCAGCTTATGGCTATTTTTGGCGCAAAGCAGCCTCATCCTCAAAGCCTTACAGTTGGCGGAGTTACCTGCGTTATGGATTTGCTTGATCCAAGCCGCTTAGGGGAGTATATGAGCAAGCTTGCTGAGATTAGGGAGTTTGTAAACCGCGCATACTATCCAGATGTATTAATGGCAGCTGCTATGTATAAAGATGAGCCTAGCGTTTTAGGCGATATAGGCGTTTCAAATTTATATACCTTCAAAGAGTTTCAAATCGGCAAAAACGAGTGGCTTTTTGATAGCGGCATCATAATGGACGGCGATATAAGCAAAGTATTGCCAGTTGATGCTGAATTAATAACCGAAGAGGCAACTCATGCGTGGTATGCTGATGATGAGCCGTTAAAGCCATATGATGGCAAGACAAACCCACACTACACAGGGCTAGTTGACGGCGAGAGTATAGGAAGCGACGGCGAGATGGTGCATACAAAGGTGCTAAATACATCAGGCAAATACACGTGGATAAAAGCCCCACGCTATGGTGGCAAGCCTTTGCAGGTTGGGCCACTTGCAAATATCGTGGTAAATTATGCGCTAGGTAATAAATATGTCGTGCCTGTTGTGGATGAGTTTTTATCTCGCACAGGACTACCGCTAAGCGCTGTATTTTCAACCCTTGGTAGAACCGCTGCTCGTATGCTAGAGGCAAAAATAGTAGCTGATAATACCATGCTAGCTTTTAATGCGCTGGTTGAGAATTTAAAAGTAGACCAAGAAACATGCGCTAAATACGAAATCGATAACGACAAAGAGTATAAGGGCTATTATATGGGGCATGTGCCTCGTGGTGCGCTAAGCCACTGGTGCCGCATAAAAGATGGTGTCATCTCAAACTGGCAAGCCGTCGTGCCAAGTACGTGGAATGCCAGTCCAAAAGACGCAATTGGGCAGATGGGTGCATATGAGGCTTGCTTAATAGGCACTAAGCTTTCAGATGTTACAAAGCCGCTTGAGATAATTAGAAAGATACACTCATATGACCCTTGTATCGCCTGTGCTGTACACGTAATGGACGCAAAGGGTGCAAAGCTCGGCGAGTATAAGCTAGACGCAAGCTTAGTTTAA
- a CDS encoding hydrogenase small subunit yields the protein MAIQNALELASKRLDELSKLSTLKSGKSGIMQTLSEHGFSRRDFMKWAGAMTAFMALPASMTPMVARAAELADRLPVIWLHMAECTGCSESLLRTDAPSIDSLIFDYISLEYHETIMAAAGWQAEHNLEHAIEEYKGRYILLVEGGIPTGESEYYLTVGPHGTSGKTHAVKASENAAAIFAIGTCSSFGGIQAAAPNPSNSVGLSKITSKPVINVPGCPPSEKNIVGNVLNFLLFGTLPALDIFNRPKWAYGLRIHDLCERRGRFDAGEFVQHFGDEGAKQGYCLYKVGCKGPYTFNNCSRERFNQHTSWPVQAGHGCIGCSEPDFWDTMGPFEEPMADRLYDTVLGLGADSVSDKVGIGVLALTGIGIAAHAAIASTRKNEE from the coding sequence ATGGCTATACAAAATGCGCTAGAACTAGCCAGTAAAAGACTAGACGAGCTTTCTAAACTCTCTACGTTAAAAAGTGGCAAAAGTGGCATTATGCAGACTCTTAGTGAGCATGGGTTTAGTCGTAGGGACTTTATGAAATGGGCTGGGGCGATGACTGCTTTTATGGCGCTACCTGCGTCTATGACGCCTATGGTGGCTCGTGCGGCTGAGCTAGCAGATAGGCTACCTGTGATATGGCTTCACATGGCTGAGTGTACAGGGTGTAGCGAGAGCTTGCTGCGCACGGACGCCCCTAGCATTGATAGCCTTATTTTTGATTATATTAGCCTTGAGTATCACGAGACTATTATGGCAGCGGCTGGCTGGCAGGCCGAGCATAACCTAGAGCATGCTATAGAGGAGTATAAGGGCAGGTATATTTTGCTGGTTGAAGGCGGTATACCAACTGGTGAGAGCGAATACTACCTCACGGTTGGACCTCATGGCACTAGTGGCAAAACCCACGCTGTAAAAGCGAGCGAAAATGCCGCAGCAATCTTTGCCATAGGCACCTGTTCTAGCTTTGGCGGTATCCAAGCGGCTGCGCCAAATCCATCAAATTCAGTTGGACTTTCTAAAATCACATCAAAGCCAGTCATAAACGTCCCAGGGTGTCCACCAAGTGAGAAAAATATAGTCGGTAATGTTTTAAATTTCTTGCTATTTGGCACGCTTCCTGCGCTTGATATATTTAACCGTCCAAAATGGGCTTATGGCTTGCGAATTCATGATCTATGCGAGCGTCGTGGGCGATTTGACGCTGGGGAGTTTGTCCAGCATTTTGGCGATGAGGGAGCAAAGCAGGGGTATTGTCTTTACAAAGTAGGCTGTAAAGGTCCATATACCTTTAATAACTGCTCCAGAGAGCGATTTAATCAGCACACTAGCTGGCCAGTACAAGCAGGACACGGCTGCATAGGCTGTTCTGAGCCTGATTTTTGGGATACGATGGGACCATTTGAGGAGCCTATGGCTGATAGATTATATGATACAGTGCTAGGGCTTGGGGCTGATAGCGTGAGTGATAAGGTGGGTATAGGCGTGCTAGCGCTTACTGGTATAGGCATAGCAGCGCACGCAGCCATAGCGTCTACTAGAAAAAACGAGGAGTAG
- the thiS gene encoding sulfur carrier protein ThiS — MIKITVNGDEVEVKEGISVTYLLTFLGFTPELVAIEREKEVLPRSTWNDEIVKDGENFEVVHFVGGG, encoded by the coding sequence GTGATAAAAATAACAGTAAATGGCGACGAAGTCGAGGTAAAAGAGGGGATTAGTGTGACTTATCTACTTACGTTTTTGGGTTTTACGCCAGAATTGGTTGCGATTGAGCGTGAAAAAGAGGTGCTGCCTCGTTCTACATGGAATGATGAGATTGTCAAAGACGGAGAGAATTTTGAGGTGGTGCATTTTGTTGGTGGGGGCTAA
- a CDS encoding methionine ABC transporter permease, producing the protein MVENIFNKFIQHFPQAILETFYMAIVSTTVAFIIGLGLAVVLFMTSKNGLKPHPKIYQILDIATNTLRSFPFIILIVAIDPFTRLIAGSSIGTTAIIVPLTIGTAPFLARLIEASFNEVDKGLIEAARSYGATDLQIVFRVVFIEALPSIVSNLTLTLIVVVGFSAMAGVVGGGGVGAVAINRGYNGFDDEILYIAVVVLLIIVQIFQSGGNFLYKLTKK; encoded by the coding sequence ATGGTAGAAAATATTTTTAATAAATTTATCCAGCATTTTCCACAGGCGATACTTGAGACATTTTACATGGCGATAGTCTCTACAACAGTGGCCTTTATCATAGGGCTTGGGCTTGCTGTGGTGCTTTTTATGACTTCAAAAAACGGCTTAAAACCGCACCCAAAAATTTATCAAATCCTAGACATAGCCACAAACACCCTAAGAAGCTTTCCTTTTATCATTTTAATAGTGGCAATTGACCCATTTACTAGGCTAATAGCTGGCTCAAGCATCGGCACAACCGCTATCATCGTCCCCCTAACCATAGGCACTGCGCCATTTTTAGCGCGCCTTATTGAAGCTAGCTTTAACGAGGTCGATAAAGGGCTAATCGAGGCCGCTAGAAGCTATGGGGCTACGGATTTGCAGATAGTTTTTAGAGTTGTTTTTATTGAAGCGTTGCCTAGCATTGTCTCAAATTTAACCCTAACCTTAATCGTAGTCGTTGGCTTTAGCGCGATGGCTGGAGTTGTAGGCGGTGGCGGTGTGGGCGCTGTAGCGATAAACCGCGGATACAACGGCTTTGATGATGAGATACTCTACATTGCTGTTGTTGTGCTTCTTATCATAGTTCAAATTTTTCAAAGTGGCGGCAATTTCTTATACAAGCTTACCAAAAAATAA
- a CDS encoding MetQ/NlpA family ABC transporter substrate-binding protein, which translates to MKLTHIALAGLLAISANALEKLKVGATPVPHAEILELIKPDLTEAGYELEIFVFNDGILPNKKTDEGELDANYFQHLQYLNEFNKQKGTHLVPTVGVHLEPMGLYSKKIKSVSEFKKGDKITIPNDPTNETRSLLLLQKAGLIKLNDNPLAKIQDIVENPLSLQILELEPAQLPRTLRDTTASVINTNHALNAKLNPENDTIYMEKVENNPYVNYVVVRDGSQDKPKIKALDKAITSEKVKNFIKQKYQNVVIPNF; encoded by the coding sequence ATGAAACTCACTCACATTGCCCTTGCTGGGCTACTTGCCATTAGCGCAAATGCTCTTGAAAAGTTAAAAGTAGGTGCTACGCCAGTACCACACGCAGAAATTCTAGAGCTCATAAAGCCTGATTTGACCGAGGCTGGATATGAACTTGAGATATTTGTATTTAACGATGGAATTTTGCCAAATAAAAAGACAGATGAAGGCGAGCTTGACGCAAATTACTTTCAGCACCTTCAGTACCTTAATGAGTTTAACAAACAAAAAGGCACACATCTAGTCCCTACAGTAGGCGTACATCTGGAGCCTATGGGGCTATATAGCAAAAAGATTAAGAGCGTTTCGGAGTTTAAAAAGGGCGATAAAATCACAATTCCAAATGATCCAACAAACGAAACTCGCTCATTGCTACTTTTGCAAAAAGCTGGCTTAATCAAGCTAAACGACAACCCACTAGCCAAAATCCAAGACATAGTAGAAAATCCTCTAAGCCTGCAAATATTGGAGCTTGAGCCAGCTCAGCTACCACGTACGCTTCGTGATACGACAGCCAGTGTGATTAATACAAACCATGCGCTAAATGCAAAACTAAATCCGGAAAATGACACCATATATATGGAAAAAGTAGAAAACAACCCGTATGTAAACTATGTCGTAGTGCGTGATGGAAGCCAGGATAAGCCAAAAATAAAAGCGCTTGATAAGGCTATCACTAGCGAAAAAGTGAAAAATTTCATCAAGCAAAAATATCAAAACGTAGTAATCCCAAACTTTTAA